A window from Chiroxiphia lanceolata isolate bChiLan1 chromosome 3, bChiLan1.pri, whole genome shotgun sequence encodes these proteins:
- the KLHL31 gene encoding kelch-like protein 31, with amino-acid sequence MAPKKKNVKKNKADINETTIIVEDGPLSKLNGLNGLLEGGNGFSCISSEVSDPSYCPNLLEGLSKMRQENFLCDLTISTKTKSFSVHKVVMASSSEYFHNILKKDPSTQRVDLNDVSPLGLATVITYAYSGKLTLSLYTIGSIISTAIYLQIHTLVKMCCDFLVQEISVENCMYIANIAETYGLKTTKEAAHKFIRDNFIEFSETDQFLKLTFDQINELLADDDLQLPSEIVAFQIAIKWLEFDQKRVKFAANLLSNVRFGTISAQDLVNYVQTVPRMMQDADCHKLLVDAMNYHLLPYHQNTLQSRRTRIRGGFRVLVTVGGRPALTEKSLSRDILYRDPEKGWKKLSEMPAKSFNQCVTVMDGFLYVAGGEDQNDARNQAKHAVSNFCRYDPRFNSWIHLANMNQRRTHFSLNVFNGLLFAVGGRNSEGCLSSVECYVPATNQWQMKAPLEVPRCCHASAVVDGQILVTGGYINNAYSRSVCMYDPSKDSWQDKASLSTPRGWHCAVSLLERVYVMGGSQLGGRAERVDVLPVECYSPYTGQWNYVAPLQTGVSTAGASTLNGKIYLVGGWNEIEKKYKKCIQCYNPDLNEWTEEDELPEATVGVSCCTISMPNTKTRESRASSVSSVPVSI; translated from the exons ATGGCTCCTAAGAAGAAGAAtgtgaaaaagaacaaagcagatATCAATGAAACTACTATCATTGTGGAAGATGGCCCCCTCAGTAAACTAAATGGCTTGAATGGACTCTTGGAAGGAGGAAATGGTTTCAGCTGCATCTCATCTGAAGTTTCAGACCCATCATATTGCCCAAATCTCTTGGAAGGTCTAAGTAAAATGAGAcaagaaaattttctgtgtgACTTGACTATCAGTACCAAAACCAAATCCTTCAGTGTTCATAAGGTGGTGATGGCTTCAAGCAGTGAATACTTCCACAACATCTTAAAGAAAGATCCATCCACTCAAAGAGTGGACCTCAATGATGTGTCCCCATTGGGTCTAGCTACTGTTATCACCTATGCTTACTCTGGAAAACTTACTCTCTCACTTTATACAATAGGTAGTATTATTTCCACAGCAATTTATCTACAGATTCACACCCTTGTAAAGATGTGCTGTGATTTTCTAGTCCAAGAAATCAGTGTTGAGAACTGTATGTACATTGCTAATATTGCAGAAACGTATGGACTAAAAACAACCAAGGAAGCAGCGCACAAATTTATTAGAGACAACTTCATTGAATTTTCAGAAACTGATCAGTTCCTAAAACTTACTTTTGATCAGATTAATGAACTTCTTGCAGATGATGACTTGCAGTTGCCTTCTGAAATTGTTGCATTCCAGATTGCAATAAAATGGCTGGAATTTGACCAAAAAAGAGTAAAGTTTGCTGCCAATCTCTTAAGTAACGTCCGTTTTGGTACCATCTCAGCCCAAGACCTTGTCAATTATGTACAGACTGTGCCAAGAATGATGCAAGATGCAGACTGCCATAAGCTCCTAGTGGATGCCATGAACTATCACTTGCTTCCCTATCACCAGAATACACTTCAGTCCAGAAGAACAAGGATCCGTGGAGGTTTCAGAGTCTTAGTTACTGTTGGGGGACGCCCTGCTCTAACAGAGAAGTCTCTCAGCAGAGACATCTTATACAGAGATCCTGAAAAAGGGTGGAAGAAGCTAAGTGAAATGCCTGCTAAAAGTTTTAATCAGTGTGTCACAGTGATGGATGGATTTCTTTATGTGGCTGGTGGGGAAGACCAGAATGATGCCAGGAACCAAGCCAAGCATGCAGTCAGCAATTTCTGCAG aTATGATCCTCGTTTCAACAGCTGGATTCACTTGGCAAACATGAATCAGCGGCGCACCCATTTTAGCCTGAATGTGTTCAATGGTCTCCTTTTTGCCGTGGGCGGTCGCAACTCTGAGGGATGCCTCTCCTCTGTCGAATGCTACGTGCCCGCAACTAACCAGTGGCAGATGAAGGCACCGCTGGAGGTGCCCAGGTGCTGCCATGCCAGCGCCGTGGTGGATGGTCAGATCCTGGTCACAGGAGGCTACATCAATAACGCTTACTCTCGCTCAGTGTGCATGTACGACCCCAGCAAAGACAGCTGGCAGGACAAGGCCAGCCTCAGCACCCCAAGAGGCTGGCACTGTGCAGTGTCCCTTCTGGAGAGGGTCTATGTCATGGGTGGGTCTCAGCTGGGGGGGCGAGCCGAGAGGGTCGATGTTCTCCCTGTGGAGTGTTACAGTCCTTACACAGGGCAGTGGAATTACGTGGCACCACTTCAAACCGGAGTTAGTACGGCTGGCGCCTCCACCCTTAATGGGAAAATTTACTTAGTGGGTGGCTGGaatgaaatagagaaaaagtACAAGAAATGCATTCAGTGCTATAACCCAGATCTCAATGAATGGACAGAGGAAGATGAGCTGCCTGAGGCCACTGTGGGTGTATCCTGTTGTACAATATCCATGCCCAACACGAAGACAAGGGAGTCCAGGGCCAGCTCAGTCTCTTCTGTCCCAGTTAGTATTTAA